The sequence AGGATGAGGAGGAGCGTGCGGAGCGTTCCCTGCTCGGCGCTGATGTCCTGGACCACCTGGAGGACGACCGTCCCGTTGGCTCGCGGGACGGGAAGGCTGAGGACCCGGACCGGGACCCCACCCACCGATGCGGTTCGGACGTCCGTCAGTCCGGCGAGTGCGGCCTTCACGCCCGCGTCGATCGGAAGGCCCGCCAGGCGATTCGACGGACCGATGACCTGGCCGGTGGGTGTGACGATCATCGCGATGGTCCCCGGCGCCGGTCCACCGAAGGAGACGCCCACCGGCGCCTCGCCGGCCGGCCGGTCGGGGAACGGGTCGGGGACTTTGGAGACGAACCGCTCGGTCGTTGCCACGCGATGCTGGAGCTGATCGAGGCTCGTCGTCGCGAGCGAGCTTGCGACGGCGGCATAGATCGCGGCGCCGAGGATGGCGAGGACGGCGAGCATCGTCCCGGCGCTCCACGCGACGAGTCGCCAGCGCGTCCTCCGAAGGAGCGGCGCGTCCGGCCCAGGACCCGCGATCGGGGCGGGTCGCGGCGCGTCGGTCATGGTCCGGCGAGCCGGTATCCGACTCCACGGACGGTCTGGATCCGCGCGCCCTCGACGCCGAGCTTCGTCCGCAGGTAGTGGATGTACACCTCGACCGCGTTCGGGGTGAGGGCGGCGCCCACCGGCCATGCCCGATCGAGCAGCTCGTCGCGCGAGAGGACACGTCCCGGATTCCTGAGCAGGCACTCGAGGAGGGCGAATTCCTGGCGCGAAAGGTCGATCTCCGTGCCGCCGAGATACACCCGCCGCGATGCTTCGTCGAGGACGATGCCGCCGCTGACGACGCGTCGCTCCGCCCTCCGGCCCACCCGGCCCGACGTCGCGCGGCGATCGAGTGCCCGTAGTCGCGCCGCGAGCTCGTCGTAGGCGAACGGCTTGACGAGATAGTCGTCCGCCCCGGCGTCGAGCCCGGCGACCCGATCGTCGATCGCATCCCGGGCGGTGAGCATGATGATCGCGAGACTCGAACCGCTCGCCCGGATTCGACGGGCGACCTCGAGACCCGAGATATCCGGCAGCCCGATGTCGAGGATCATCGCGTCGATGCCACCCGCCGCGCCGAAGAGCTCGAGC is a genomic window of Chloroflexota bacterium containing:
- a CDS encoding response regulator transcription factor; the protein is MHLLIVEDDVRLGRALARLLRDDRHVVDVTERGETALELFGAAGGIDAMILDIGLPDISGLEVARRIRASGSSLAIIMLTARDAIDDRVAGLDAGADDYLVKPFAYDELAARLRALDRRATSGRVGRRAERRVVSGGIVLDEASRRVYLGGTEIDLSRQEFALLECLLRNPGRVLSRDELLDRAWPVGAALTPNAVEVYIHYLRTKLGVEGARIQTVRGVGYRLAGP